The Amphiprion ocellaris isolate individual 3 ecotype Okinawa chromosome 6, ASM2253959v1, whole genome shotgun sequence genome contains a region encoding:
- the mfsd14bb gene encoding hippocampus abundant transcript 1 protein, with translation MNRGRAASEAGDIMLVRGSPGRGRARVTHAVVVIFLEFFAWGLLTTPMLTVLHETFPQHTFLMNGLVQGVKGFLSFLSAPLIGALSDIWGRKSFLLMTVFFTCAPIPFMRISPWWYFALISVSGIFAVTFSVIFAYVADITEEHERSMAYGLVSATFAASLVTSPAIGAYLSAQYGDSLVVLVATVIAVADIAFVFFIVPESLPDKMRLTSWGFPISWEQADPFASLRRVGKDSTVLLICVTVFLSYLPEAGQYSSFFLYLRQVIEFSPAAIAAFIAMVGILSIVAQTLFLSVLMRTIGNKNTVLLGLGFQLFQLAWYGFGSEPWMMWAAGTVAAMSSITFPAVSALVSHSASPDQQGVVQGMITGIRGLCNGLGPALYGFIFFLFNVELNDMEPVAGRPADTEKSIVPGPPFLFGACAVVFALIVAVFIPEHHRLADVKTCSAHKAGGSASSSSAHAQNGSPLATPTSDAEDIEPLLQDSRM, from the exons CCCGGTCGAGGCCGAGCCAGAGTGACTCATGCGGTGGTGGTGATCTTCCTGGAGTTCTTCGCCTGGGGGCTGTTGACCACGCCCATGCTGACG gtTCTCCATGAGACGTTTCCTCAGCACACGTTCCTGATGAACGGCCTGGTTCAGGGAGTGAAG GGTTTCCTCTCGTTCCTGTCGGCTCCTCTGATTGGTGCTCTGTCGGACATCTGGGGCAGGAAGTCCTTCCTCCTGATGACTGTCTTCTTCACCTGCGCTCCGATTCCCTTCATGAGGATCAGCCCCTG GTGGTACTTTGCGCTGATCTCAGTCTCTGGGATTTTCGCTGTCACCTTCTCAGTGATCTTCGCCTACGTGGCCGACATCACAGAGGAACATGAGAGGAGCATGGCCTACGGACTG GTGTCGGCCACCTTCGCTGCCAGCTTGGTCACCAGCCCGGCCATCGGTGCCTACCTGTCGGCTCAGTACGGCGACAGCCTGGTGGTCCTGGTCGCCACAGTAATCGCCGTGGCCGACATCGCCTTCGTGTTCTTCATCGTCCCCGAGTCGCTGCCGGACAAGATGAGGCTGACGTCTTGGGGCTTCCCCATCTCCTGGGAGCAGGCCGACCCCTTCGCC tCTCTGCGTCGTGTTGGAAAAGACTCCACAGTGCTGCTGATCTGTGTCACGGTGTTCCTGTCCTACCTGCCGGAGGCTGGACAGTACTCCAGCTTCTTCCTCTACCTGagacag gtgaTTGAGTTTTCTCCTGCAGCCATCGCCGCCTTCATCGCCATGGTGGGAATCCTCTCTATAGTGGCTCAG ACTCTGTTCCTCAGTGTTCTGATGAGGACCATCGGGAACAAGAACACGGTCCTCCTGGGTCTGGGCTTCCAGCTCTTCCAGCTGGCCTGGTACGGGTTCGGCTCTGAGCCCTG GATGATGTGGGCAGCAGGGACAGTAGCAGCCATGTCCTCCATCACTTTCCCAGCAGTCTCTGCTCTGGTGTCACACAGCGCATCACCTGACCAGCAAG GTGTGGTTCAGGGGATGATCACAGGTATCAGAGGTCTCTGTAATGGTTTGGGTCCGGCTCTTTACggcttcatcttcttcctcttcaacGTGGAGCTCAACGACATGGAGCCGGTGGCCGGAAGACCCGCTGATACTGAG AAGTCCATCGTTCCCGGTCCTCCCTTCCTGTTCGGAGCCTGTGCCGTCGTCTTTGCTCTGATCGTCGCTGTCTTCATTCCCGAGCACCACCGATTGGCCGACGTCAAGACCTGCTCCGCCCACAAGGCGGGTggctccgcctcctcctcctctgcacaCGCTCAGAACGGCAGCCCTCTGGCCACGCCCACCAGTGATGCGGAGGACATCGAGCCGCTGCTACAGGACAGCCGCATGTGA